From a single Verrucomicrobiota bacterium genomic region:
- the ilvD gene encoding dihydroxy-acid dehydratase, whose protein sequence is MKKSKSSRPAADALRPHSSILVDGPDRAASRGMLYAVGFKPEDFKKPMIGIASTWSMVTPCNMHIDGLAREAETGANAAGGKAIIFNTITVSDGISMGTEGMKYSLVSREVIADSVETVVGGEGLDGYVAIGGCDKNMPGCLIAIARMNRPAIFVYGGTILPGCLNGKNIDIVSIFEAVGAHANRKISDEELHQVESCAIPGPGSCGGMYTANTMASAIEALGMSLPNSSAQAAVSPAKKDDCRRAGAAVVEMLKKGIRPRDIMTRKAFENAITVVIALGGSTNAVLHLLAMAHAAQVKLSIDDFTRVGKRVPVLADLKPSGKHMMAELVAIGGIQPLMKMLLEAGLLHGDCMTVTGKTLAENLAPVKPYPQGQTIVMPLDRPIKKDSHLVVLYGNLAPEGAVAKISGKEGLHFEGSARVFDSEELAMKAILAGRVVKGDVVVIRYEGPRGGPGMREMLGPTGAIMGRGLGKDVALITDGRFSGGSHGFVIGHVTPEAYVGGPLAMVKDGDPIRIDAQKRKVTLGVAARELARRKKAWKKPAPRYRRGVLAKYAHAVQSASLGAVTDLDLSV, encoded by the coding sequence ATGAAGAAATCGAAATCATCCCGTCCAGCGGCCGACGCTCTGCGTCCTCATTCGAGCATTCTCGTGGATGGTCCGGACCGCGCTGCCAGCCGCGGCATGCTCTACGCCGTGGGATTCAAACCCGAGGATTTCAAGAAGCCCATGATCGGCATCGCCTCGACCTGGAGCATGGTGACTCCCTGTAACATGCATATTGACGGACTGGCGCGAGAGGCGGAAACGGGCGCCAACGCGGCCGGAGGCAAGGCCATCATTTTCAATACTATCACTGTATCCGATGGCATATCGATGGGCACGGAGGGGATGAAATACTCGCTCGTGTCCCGGGAGGTGATTGCCGATTCGGTTGAAACCGTGGTGGGAGGGGAGGGATTGGATGGATATGTGGCCATTGGCGGATGCGACAAGAACATGCCGGGCTGCTTGATCGCCATCGCGCGCATGAACCGTCCGGCCATCTTCGTTTATGGCGGCACGATCCTGCCGGGATGCCTGAACGGAAAGAATATCGACATCGTTTCCATCTTTGAAGCCGTGGGGGCTCACGCGAACCGGAAGATCAGCGACGAGGAATTGCATCAGGTCGAGTCCTGCGCCATTCCCGGACCGGGATCGTGCGGGGGCATGTACACCGCCAACACCATGGCGAGCGCGATCGAGGCGCTGGGGATGAGTTTGCCAAACAGTTCGGCTCAGGCGGCGGTGTCTCCCGCCAAAAAGGACGATTGCCGACGGGCGGGTGCGGCAGTGGTGGAAATGCTGAAGAAGGGCATTCGTCCCCGGGACATCATGACCCGGAAAGCCTTTGAAAACGCGATCACGGTGGTCATTGCCCTGGGGGGATCGACCAACGCGGTGTTGCATCTCCTGGCGATGGCGCATGCCGCTCAAGTCAAGCTGTCCATCGACGACTTCACTCGCGTGGGCAAGCGCGTGCCGGTGCTGGCCGATTTGAAGCCGAGCGGCAAGCACATGATGGCGGAATTGGTCGCGATCGGGGGCATTCAGCCGTTAATGAAGATGCTCCTCGAAGCGGGTTTGCTTCACGGCGATTGCATGACCGTGACGGGAAAAACGCTCGCTGAAAACCTGGCCCCGGTGAAGCCGTATCCTCAAGGGCAAACGATCGTGATGCCCCTGGATCGCCCGATCAAGAAGGACAGCCACCTGGTGGTGCTTTATGGAAATCTGGCGCCGGAGGGAGCGGTGGCCAAGATTTCGGGCAAGGAAGGCTTGCACTTTGAAGGGAGCGCTCGCGTGTTCGATTCCGAGGAGCTTGCGATGAAGGCGATCCTAGCCGGGCGAGTGGTGAAAGGCGACGTGGTGGTGATTCGGTACGAGGGACCTCGTGGAGGTCCGGGAATGCGCGAAATGTTGGGGCCTACAGGCGCCATCATGGGCCGGGGATTGGGCAAAGACGTGGCGCTGATCACGGACGGACGGTTCTCGGGAGGCAGCCACGGCTTTGTGATCGGTCATGTGACGCCTGAAGCCTACGTGGGTGGGCCTTTGGCGATGGTGAAGGATGGCGACCCGATTCGAATCGACGCCCAAAAGCGGAAAGTGACGTTGGGGGTGGCGGCCCGGGAGTTGGCAAGGCGCAAGAAGGCCTGGAAGAAGCCGGCGCCACGGTATCGCCGGGGTGTGTTGGCCAAATACGCTCATGCCGTGCAATCGGCATCTCTGGGTGCCGTTACCGATCTCGACCTTTCTGTCTGA
- the queA gene encoding tRNA preQ1(34) S-adenosylmethionine ribosyltransferase-isomerase QueA, translating to MLTSRFDYPLPEECIAQQPVSRREAARLLAVHRPSRSHAHRNFAKLPALLRPGDLLVLNDSKVIPARLHAFKPKTGGKIELLLCRENQTNDWWTLLRPAKRLKPGDRFELLDRSGQTAGITAEVIEKSQEGHVRVGFQCIHNIVNQLETLGEVPLPPYIRRDEQGPCAQDLDRYQTVYAAQAGSLAAPTAGLHYTPQILEALRQRGVGLAFVTLHVGLGTFAPVKTEHLEDHVMHEEHFEVPAATAEALRLAQSENRRVVAAGTTSLRVLESEAAQHGGAWSARRGSTRLFLHPPAPFQVVGALQTNFHLPQSTLLMLVSAFASPEREDGIDWMLNLYREAVNNGYRFFSYGDTMLIE from the coding sequence TTGCTCACATCACGCTTCGACTATCCTTTGCCGGAGGAATGCATCGCCCAGCAACCTGTGTCCCGGCGGGAAGCGGCGCGGCTGCTCGCCGTCCACCGCCCCTCCCGTTCTCACGCGCATCGCAACTTCGCCAAACTGCCCGCCCTGCTCCGGCCCGGAGATCTCCTGGTCTTGAACGATTCCAAAGTCATCCCCGCCCGCCTGCACGCCTTCAAACCGAAAACCGGGGGAAAGATTGAACTCCTGCTCTGCCGGGAAAATCAGACCAACGACTGGTGGACCCTGCTCCGACCAGCCAAACGACTCAAGCCCGGGGATCGATTTGAACTGCTCGATCGATCGGGACAGACAGCGGGCATCACCGCCGAGGTCATCGAAAAAAGCCAGGAAGGGCATGTCCGGGTCGGCTTCCAATGCATCCATAACATCGTGAATCAACTGGAAACCTTGGGCGAAGTGCCACTGCCGCCGTATATCCGGCGGGATGAGCAAGGCCCGTGCGCTCAGGATCTCGACCGGTACCAAACCGTCTATGCCGCCCAGGCCGGTTCTCTGGCGGCGCCCACTGCAGGATTGCATTACACGCCCCAGATCCTTGAGGCATTGCGCCAACGAGGCGTCGGCCTCGCCTTCGTCACGCTCCACGTCGGGTTGGGGACATTCGCACCGGTGAAGACGGAACATCTCGAAGACCATGTCATGCACGAGGAACACTTCGAAGTCCCCGCCGCAACCGCCGAGGCCCTTCGCCTCGCCCAATCCGAGAACCGCCGGGTCGTCGCGGCCGGCACCACCTCGCTGCGAGTCCTGGAATCCGAGGCCGCGCAACATGGCGGAGCCTGGAGCGCGCGCCGCGGATCAACACGCTTGTTCCTCCATCCTCCCGCCCCGTTCCAAGTGGTCGGCGCACTGCAAACCAATTTCCACCTGCCCCAATCGACGTTGCTGATGCTGGTCAGTGCGTTCGCCTCGCCCGAACGGGAAGACGGTATCGACTGGATGCTGAATCTCTACCGGGAAGCGGTGAACAACGGTTACCGTTTCTTCAGTTACGGCGACACGATGCTCATCGAGTAA
- a CDS encoding response regulator transcription factor, producing the protein MTTLLLIEDDADTRENFATLLELEGYRVVVASNGREGLAVLSSEHPDLILCDISMPHGNGFEVLQTLRSDPATASIPFVFLTARGEREDLRHGMNLGADDYLCKPVTCEELLAAIRARLTRAVSTAGRLEPGPDFSSAGPLEGLGLTPREADVMLWVAQGKSNAEVAVILGMSDKTVKIHLSHIYVKLGVETRTAAALAAVQTLCRSGGVGEGSTSSR; encoded by the coding sequence ATGACCACGCTGCTCCTGATTGAAGACGACGCGGACACTCGCGAGAACTTCGCGACACTCCTGGAGTTGGAGGGGTATCGCGTGGTGGTGGCCTCCAACGGCAGAGAGGGATTGGCGGTGCTGTCCTCCGAGCATCCCGATTTGATCTTGTGTGACATTTCCATGCCGCACGGGAATGGGTTCGAGGTGTTGCAGACATTGCGGTCGGATCCCGCGACGGCTTCGATTCCTTTCGTTTTCCTCACGGCGCGCGGTGAGCGGGAGGACCTCCGCCATGGAATGAACCTCGGGGCTGATGATTATCTTTGCAAACCCGTGACCTGCGAGGAATTGCTGGCGGCGATCCGCGCCCGGTTGACACGGGCCGTGTCCACCGCCGGACGCCTCGAACCCGGCCCTGATTTTTCGTCGGCCGGACCGCTTGAAGGACTCGGGCTGACGCCCCGAGAAGCGGATGTGATGTTATGGGTGGCCCAAGGCAAGTCGAACGCCGAGGTTGCCGTCATTTTGGGCATGAGTGACAAGACGGTGAAGATTCATCTGAGTCATATTTACGTGAAGTTAGGTGTAGAGACGCGGACGGCGGCGGCTCTGGCAGCGGTCCAAACGCTCTGCCGAAGCGGCGGGGTGGGGGAAGGATCAACCTCTTCGAGGTGA